The Actinomycetes bacterium genome contains the following window.
CACGAGTCGTCCTTGAGCCGGGTGAAGCGCCCGAAGACCTGCAGGCGGGAGTCCTCGCGGACCCCGCGCTGCCCGGCCGTGACCGTCTCGTAGACCTCGACGACGCGCTGCGCGACCGTGGTCCAGTCGTACTGGACGACATTGACGTCGGCCGCCTCGACCAGCGCGCGCCGGGCGCCGGCATCCCCGAGCAGCGCCACCGCCTGCCGGGCGAGGTCCACGGGGTCCTCGTTGGCGAACAGCGCCCCGCTGCGGCCGTCCTCGAGGACGTGCCGGAACGGCTCGAGGTCGCTGGCCAGCACGGGCGCGCCGGCCGACATCGCCTCCAAGAGGATGATCCCGAAGCTCTCGCCGCCGGTGTTCGGCGCGATGTAGAGGTCGAGGCTCGCGAGCAGGCGCGCCTTGTCCTCGTCGCTGACCAGACCGAGGAAGCTCACCCGCTCGGCCAGCTCGGCCGGCAGCTCCTTGCGTACGTCGTCGACGTCGCCGGGACCGGCGACCACGAGCTGCACCTCGGGCGCGCCGGCCACGATGGCGGGAAGCGCCTCGAGCAGCACCTGCAGGCCCTTGCGCGGCTCGTCGATGCGGCCGAGGAACCCGATCCGCGAACCGGACGTG
Protein-coding sequences here:
- a CDS encoding glycosyltransferase family 4 protein, which translates into the protein MRVGLVCPYSFDVPGGVQSHVRDLAEELTRTGHEVSVLAPADDDEALPPYVVPAGRAVPVPYNGSVARLLFGPVSANRVRRWIREGDFDVLHVHEPTSPSLGVLACWAAIGPIVATFHMSAVRSRGLVAAGGILNTALEKVSARIAVSEYARRTLVEHLGVDAVLVPNGVDVDAFRGAKPFDDLPGTSGSRIGFLGRIDEPRKGLQVLLEALPAIVAGAPEVQLVVAGPGDVDDVRKELPAELAERVSFLGLVSDEDKARLLASLDLYIAPNTGGESFGIILLEAMSAGAPVLASDLEPFRHVLEDGRSGALFANEDPVDLARQAVALLGDAGARRALVEAADVNVVQYDWTTVAQRVVEVYETVTAGQRGVREDSRLQVFGRFTRLKDDS